In Leptospirillum ferriphilum, a single window of DNA contains:
- the rplI gene encoding 50S ribosomal protein L9 → MSKVAVILRENVEKLGSAGDLVQVSRGFARNYLIPLKKGIEADSKNIALVEIQKKHARERAERHQRDMEELASRISSTELNIPVKVGSGQKLFGSVTAHDISEAFGRAGIVLDRKQIHLEIPLREIGTFEIEVRLGSGIKCTTKVHVVSE, encoded by the coding sequence ATGAGTAAGGTAGCAGTCATTTTAAGGGAAAATGTTGAAAAGCTAGGATCTGCAGGAGATCTCGTTCAGGTTTCACGCGGATTTGCAAGAAATTATCTGATCCCGCTTAAAAAAGGTATCGAAGCCGACAGCAAGAATATTGCTCTGGTTGAAATTCAGAAGAAACACGCACGGGAACGGGCGGAACGCCATCAACGAGACATGGAAGAACTTGCAAGCCGGATTTCGTCGACAGAATTGAATATTCCGGTCAAGGTTGGTTCAGGTCAGAAATTGTTTGGATCGGTGACAGCGCACGATATTTCAGAGGCGTTTGGCCGCGCGGGCATTGTTCTCGATCGCAAACAAATACATCTTGAAATTCCCCTTCGAGAGATTGGGACATTCGAAATTGAAGTCCGTCTTGGGTCGGGGATCAAGTGTACTACAAAAGTGCATGTTGTTTCAGAATAG
- a CDS encoding ribonuclease P protein component has translation MKWVPLTKRQIQSLISRPAQKVTLPVCVIFYQPSNDLKVSFLVGRKLGKAHDRNRIRRRLREAVRLAAKPNSGLWIIMGRLSAKNSEFENLKRYIREGFLKASAWEIRSPH, from the coding sequence TTGAAATGGGTTCCTCTTACCAAGAGACAGATTCAATCTCTGATATCTCGTCCGGCGCAAAAAGTTACATTGCCAGTCTGTGTGATTTTTTACCAACCAAGTAATGATTTGAAAGTATCCTTTCTGGTTGGCCGCAAGCTTGGCAAAGCCCATGACAGAAACCGAATTCGACGACGTTTGAGGGAAGCCGTTCGATTGGCCGCCAAGCCAAATTCAGGTCTCTGGATAATTATGGGTCGGCTTTCAGCGAAAAATTCAGAATTTGAAAATCTCAAACGTTATATTCGTGAAGGATTTTTAAAGGCAAGTGCGTGGGAAATCCGGTCGCCTCATTAG
- the rpmH gene encoding 50S ribosomal protein L34, protein MSLTFKPSNLRRKRTHGFLKRMSTPQGRAVIKRRRAKGRHRLTV, encoded by the coding sequence ATGTCTTTAACGTTTAAGCCGAGCAATCTCAGACGCAAGCGTACCCACGGGTTTCTCAAGAGAATGTCGACTCCTCAGGGCAGGGCAGTCATTAAAAGACGCCGAGCGAAAGGCCGTCATCGTCTGACTGTATAA
- the yidD gene encoding membrane protein insertion efficiency factor YidD, which yields MGNPVASLVRSYQRWISPFLPPSCRFTPTCSEYVRISFLNYPFHRAFFRSVKRILKCHPFHPGGLDPP from the coding sequence GTGGGAAATCCGGTCGCCTCATTAGTCAGGTCCTATCAGCGATGGATATCTCCTTTCCTTCCCCCATCCTGCCGCTTTACGCCTACCTGCTCTGAGTATGTCCGGATCTCTTTTTTGAATTATCCATTTCATCGCGCTTTTTTCCGTTCAGTCAAGCGGATTTTAAAATGCCACCCTTTTCACCCGGGTGGACTCGATCCTCCATGA